In Flavobacterium luteolum, the DNA window ACGAAAGATTTCCAATTTCGTCCAAAAATAAAGTTCCGCCATTAGCCGCTTCAAAATATCCTTTTTTATCGTTTATTGCTCCAGTAAAAGATCCTTTTAAGTGACCAAAAAATTCACTCGCCGCCAATTCTTTCGGAATTGCCCCGCAATCTACTGCAATAAAATTGTTGTCTTTTCTTCTACTCTGCTGATGAATGCTTTTGGCTATAATTTCTTTTCCTGTACCACTTTCACCAATAATTAAAACAGACATATCGGTTGGACTTACCAATTGAATATGATCTAAAAGTTTTTTTGAAGCAACAGAAATTCCTTTTACAAATTCGTTCTCAGCTGTTGTGGTCTTTTTAACCGTTTTTTTCTTTTTTTCTGGAGTTTCCGATTGTTCTTCGACTTCGGCTTTTGGAGCTTGCAGCGCATTGGTGATAACCAAAAGAACCTCGTCTGGATTGAAGGGTTTAGAGATATAATCTGCCGCTCCATTTTTAATGGCTTTAACAGCAGTATTTACATCAGAGTATCCAGTCATTAAAATAACCGGAATATGCGGGTGAGAATTTTTAAATTCAGACATAAGTCCGATACCATCAGAATCAGGTAGGCGAAGATCTGTCAAAATCAAATCAAAAGATTCGTTTTTAACTGCTTCACGTGCTTCTGCTGCAGAGAAAGCTATCGTTACATCGTACGCTTTTTTGATCAGAAATTTTTCTAATAATTTACAAAACGCAATATCATCTTCTATTACTAATATCTTCGGCATCTGCTCTTAGGGACTTTTTGCTAAAATAATATTATTAAACTTGTTATTTCATAAAATTATGTAAAATATGTAAAAAAAAAGAGATTGCACGACGCAATCTCTTTTTCACCAAAAACATAAATCTAAATTCACCTAATTATATTTTCAACCAGTTACCATTGACATCTGAGTATACAGTAGCCTTTTGGTCTCCAACTGATATTTCGAGTTTATACTCTTTTTTTTCATTTACAAATGCTTTATCCAGTTTTGCTCCCGGATAAGCAGTCTGCAAGGCTGTTTTCACAGCTGCAGGTACAGCATCTGCAGTAACTTCTGTGTATTCTGATTGAATAGCCACAGTTGCATTAGTATTTTGAGAAACAGGCAATACATTTGCATGAATTGACATGGTTCCTAAAGCAACTACTGCCGATAAGATTAACTTTTTCATAATGCTGATTTTTAATTATTTCTTGATGATGTTACCAGAAGCATCTGTAAAAATGGTATACTTCTTTTCTCCACTTGAAATTTCAAGTTTATACTCGTTTTTGTCGTTTTTATAAGCTTTTTCTAGCTTAGTATTTGGAAACGATTTTTCAACTGTAGACTTCACAGCTGCCGGAATTTGGTCTGCTGCTACTTCAGTAAATGCATCTTGAAAAATTGCTGATTGAGTAATTGAGATTGCTGGAAGAACTGCAGCATTTACTGAAAGGCTTCCTAAAACAATCGCTGCTGATAAAACTAACTTTTTCATAATATTGTGGTTTTAAATTATTTTTTAAGAATGTTACCAGAAGCATCTGTATAAACGATCGATTTTTCGCCTCGAACGGTTATCTCAATTTTGTACTCCTTTTTATCATTTACCCATGCTTTTTCAAGCACTACACCAGGATAAGCTTCATCTAAGCCTTTCTTCACAGCTGCGGGAACTCCGTCTACTTCTTTATATCCATCCTGATCATTAACTGTCTGTACCATTGGGTTAGTTACAGCAGTGGTTTCTGCATGCATCGACAAACTGCCTAAGACAATTGCTGCCGATAAGATTAACTTTTTCATAGTTATAGTTTAAGGGTTAGACTTAATTATTTTTTAATCCAAGTTCCGTCTGCGTTAGCAAAAAGATTACCTGTTTTATCTCCAACAGTTACTTCAAGCTTGTATTCAGATTTTGTGTTTTTAAATGCTTTAGAAAGCACAGCATCTGGATATGCTTTTTTCAAAGCGTCTGTGACAGCTGTTGGAAGTTCTTCCAATTTAATTTCTGTATAATCATCTTGGATAGAGATTGTTTTTACGATTGTATTTGAAATTGGAGAAGTTGAAGCAAATGATGTTAAACCTCCCAAAACGATTGCGGCTGATAAAAATAAATTTTTCATGATAGTTCTTTTTTAATATAGTTAATTTGATCTTCGTATTCTTGATCCGGATTTTCACAAAATCTAAGATTTAGATTATTGTTTGATCCAAGTTCCGTCTGCATTTGCGAAAAGATTTCCAACTTTGTCGCCAACCGTTACATCAAGTTTATATTGTGCTTTTTCGTTTTTATATGCTTTAGTAATCACTGCTTCTGGATATGCTTTTTTCAAAGATTCTGTAATAGCAGCAGGTAATTCTTCTAATTTGATTTCAGTGTATTCGTCTTCGATAGAAATCGTTTTTACAATAGTATTTGTTACTTGTGTAGTTGAAGCGAATGAAGTTAAACTTCCTAAAACAATTGCGGCTGATAAAAATAAATTTTTCATAACGTATATATTTTAATTAATAGTTGTTTACGCTTTAAGTAATGAAATTATTATGCCGTAAAAGAAAAGAGCTATGCCAAAGACCATAAAATACTGTTTTTAAAGACTTTACATCAAATATACCAAAAAAAAAAATACTGTGAAAGGTGTGTAAAAGAGAAAATAAGTGTGTAATAAGTAAACACTTAAAGTGTAACCTTTAGAAAAATTTCAATAAATCAAATTCCAAATCACAAAGCTTACAGTGAAGTTTTAAGCTCCTACTTTAAAGTTTAGGTTTCCAATATTGGAATTTAAATATTGTAATTAATAAAGATTTATAAAAGAAAAAGGCTTCCAAATTTGGAAGCCTTTTAATTATTCTGGACTATTCATTTTAAATGTATCCATAAATGCAGTTGTATAATCTCCTGCAATATATTTTGGATCATCCATTAATTGTCTGTGGAAAGGGATTGTAGTTTTCACACCTTCGATTACGAATTCATCCAAAGCTCTGCGCATTTTGCTGATAGCTTCTTCACGAGATTGTGCAGTTGTAATTAACTTAGCAATCATCGAATCGTAGTTTGGCGGAATACTATATCCTGAGTAAACGTGAGTATCTAAACGAACTCCGTGTCCTCCTGGCATATGAAGCGTAGTAATTTTTCCTGGTGAAGGGCGAAAATCGTTATAAGGATCTTCAGCATTAATACGAACTTCAATAGCATGTAATTGTGGCAAGTAGTTTTTTCCTGAAATTGGAATTCCAGCAGCAACCATAATCTGCTCACGGATCAAATCATAATCAATAACTTGTTCTGTAATTGGGTGCTCTACTTGAATACGAGTATTCATTTCCATGAAATAGAAATTTCTGTGTTTATCAACCAAAAACTCTACAGTTCCAGCTCCTTCGTATTTAATGAATTCAGCAGCCTTTACAGCAGCCTCTCCCATTTTTGCACGAAGTTCGTCTGTCATGAAAGGTGAAGGTGTTTCTTCCGTCAATTTTTGGTGACGACGCTGTACCGAACAGTCTCTTTCAGAAAGGTGACATGCTTTTCCGTAAGAATCTCCAACAACCTGAATTTCGATATGACGTGGCTCTTCAATAAGTTTCTCCATGTACATTCCGTCGTTTCCAAATGCTGCAGCAGCTTCTTGACGCGCACTTTCCCAAGCTTTTTGAAGCTCTTCTTCTTTCCAGATAGCACGCATTCCTTTTCCACCACCACCAGCAGTAGCTTTCATCATAACTGGATAACCAATTTCTTTAGCTACTTTTTGCGCATGTTCGTAAGATTCTAATAATCCGTCTGAACCTGGTACACAAGGCACTCCTGCTGCTTTCATTGTAGCTTTTGCAGAAGCTTTATCTCCCATACGGTCGATCATTTCTGGAGCAGCACCGATAAATTTAATTCCATGCTCTTGACAGATTTTAGAGAATTTAGCATTCTCAGAAAGAAATCCATAACCTGGATGAATTGCATCTGCATTTGTAATTTCTGCAGCTGCAATAATATTTGACATTTTCAAATACGATAAGTTACTCGGAGGAGGACCTATACAAACCGCTTCGTCGGCAAATTTAACATGCAAACTTTCTGCATCGGCTGTAGAGTAAACTGCAACAGTTTTGATTCCCATTTCCTTACATGTACGAATTACACGTAGTGCAATTTCTCCTCTATTCGCAATTAATATTTTTTTAAACATCTTATTTTAATTAGATAATTAGACAATTTGATAATTAGATAATTTTAGATGATTAACAAAACTTTTTTCGAACCATTCTAAAATCTAAAATCTAAAATCTAAATTTATTTATGATGGATCTACTAAGAATAAAGGTTGATCAAATTCTACTGGAGACATATCGTCAACTAGAATTTTTACAATTTTACCAGAAACTTCAGATTCGATTTCGTTGAATAATTTCATTGCTTCAATTACGCAAAGAACATCACCTTTAGATACAGTGCTTCCAACTTCTGTGAAAACAGGTTTGTCTGGAGATGGTTTTCTATAGAATGTTCCAATGATTGGAGATTTTATAGTAATATATTTAGAATCGTTAGCAGCTGGTGCTTCTGGAGTTACACTTACAACTGTTGGAGCTGTAACTTGTGGAACTGCCGCTTGAGGTAAAGCTGCCTGAGCAGGTAATTGCTGTACGTAAGTTGCTTCAGTTACATTTGTTTCTAAAGTTGTTCTGATCGTGATTTTTACATCATCCATTTCTAACTTCACTTCTGCAACGCCCGAATTTGCAACAAATTTGATTAGGTTTTGAATTTCTTTTAAATCCATAATGATTCGTTTTTAGTTTTAATTTATTTTTTATCGTAAGCCCATTTTAAATAGATAGATCCCCAAGTGAATCCACCACCAAAAGCGGCAAAGATAATATTATCTCCTTTTTTAAGCTTATCTTCAAAATCAGCTAATACTAATGGCAAAGTTCCAGAAGTAGTATTACCGTATCTTTCGATATTTACCAGCACTTTAGACTCGTCTAATTCCAGTCTTCCTGCAGTAGCATCGATAATACGTTTGTTAGCTTGGTGCGGCACTAACCAGTCAACATCTTGATTTGTCAAATTATTTCTTTGTAAAATCAATTCGCTGGCATCAGCCATATTAGTTACAGCATATTTGAAAACAGTTTTACCGTCTTGCATAATATTGTGCTGTCTGTTTTTAATAGTTTCTTCTGAAGGCGGAATCAAAGAACCTCCTGCTGGAATTTTAAGAAAATCACGTCCTACACCATCACTTCTCAAATACTCATCCTGCAATCCTAAACCTTCATAATTTGGTTCGAAAAGAACTGCACCAGCTCCATCTCCAAAAATAATACAAGTTGCTCTATCAGTATAATCTACAATAGATGACATTTTATCGGCACCAATTAAAAGTACTTTTTTGTAACGTCCTGACTGAACATACGCTGCAGCCGTTGACATTCCGTATAAGAAACTTGAACACGCAGCCTGCAAATCGTATGAAAATGCATTTGTTGCTCCAATTTCTGTAGCAACATAAACCCCCGTAGAAGCCACCATCATATCTGGCGTTGCAGTTGCCATTATAATCATATCAATCTCAAGCGGATCAATATTTGCTTTTGCAATCAAATCCTTTGCTGCTTGTATCGCAAGGTACGATGTACCTTTATCAGCATCTTTAAGAATTCTTCTTTCTTTAATTCCTGTTCGAGCGGTAATCCACTCATCATTGGTATCAACCATTGTTTCTAATACTTGGTTCGAAAGAACGAAGTCAGGAACATAAGCTCCAACAGCGGTAATTGCGGCTGTGATTGTATTCATTATATTCTATTATTTTCCTTTCAAATTATTGATAATTTGAAAAATTTTTAAAAGACTTGAAAATTACAAAAAAAAACGTCACGAATTTGTCTATATTTTCCTAAAAATCGAAAATTATAACCAACAAAAAAAACTCTCACTATGTGAGAGTTCTAGTATAATTTACAAAAACGTATTAAGCAACCGCTTCAGATTTATCGATAACAACTTGCCCTCTGTAGTACATTTTACCTTCATGCCAGTAAGCTCTGTGGTATAAATGCGCCTCACCTGTAATAGGACATGTAGCGATTTGAGCTACAGTAGCTTTGTAATGTGTTCTTCTCTTATCTCTTCTTGTTTTCGAGGTCTTTCTCTTAGGATGTGCCATTTTACTATATTATTTATCCGTTAATAGTTTCTTTAATTTTTCCCAACGCGGGTCAATATCTTCTTCTTTGTTACTCTCTTCCTTTTGTTCTTTTACACTTAATTCATTCAGTTTTGTCAAAGCTTCTGTTTGTAGACTTCCATCTTTAACACCTGGATGAATTCTCTTCTGCGGAACAGAAAGCGCGATCATTTCATAAATATATTGTGCAATATCTACTTCATGTTCACCATGTGGTAAAATCAACAACTCTTCATTATCATCATTAAATTCTTCTCCAAAGCGAACAATTAATTTCATTTTCCCTTTTATAGGTAAATCAAAATCTTCGCCTGTCAGATCACAAGGCACGTTTACCGTTCCTTTGTGTTTGAATTCTAACTCTAACATATTACTTTTCTTATCGAAAAGTAAATTGACTTTAATATCTGAACTTTGAAACTCGTCGTACTCAAAGTTCTTAAAGAACGTGTTATTTATTTGATACTCAAAATGGTGTTTTCCTAGTTTTAATCCTATGAAAGGAATTAAAAATTCTTTTGTTTTGCTCATTTCAACATCAATTTGATCAATCCGATTCTAAAACTAGATATCCGAATTGGGGTGCAAAGATATAAAATTATTATAAAACTAATAATCTTATTCACCTTTTTTTGTTTATAACTGTTTTTCTTTTATTTTAAGAGGTTTTTGGCTAATCTCCTCATACTGATTACGCGAGCGAAAAATATCAATTGCAAGATAGACTGCTTCTTTAAATGAATTGTAATCTGCCATATCTTTTCCTGCTATATCATAAGCTGTGCCATGGTCTGGAGAAGTTCTAACCTTATTTAAACCTGCTGTATAATTAACTCCTTTTCCAAAAGACAAGGTTTTAAACGGAATTAATCCTTGATCATGATACATTGCTACAACAGCATCATATTTTTCATAATGACCGCTACCAAAGAAGCCATCTGCTGGAAATGGACCAAAAGCCATTGTCCCAGAATCAAATATTTTCTTCAATGTTGGTTTTAAAACCAAATCGTCTTCTTTTCCAATCACGCCGCCATCACCAGCATGCGGATTCAATCCTAAAACTGCAATTTTTGGCTTCACTATACTAAAATCCTGAACTAAAGACTTTCTAATAGTTTCAATTTTTTTAGTAATTAATTCTTCCGTTAAATGAGAAGCGACTTCGTTTAACGGCACATGATCTGTAATTAAACCTACTCGTAAATTATCTTGAACCATCATCATAAGCGCATCGCCTTCTAATTCTTGATTCAAATAATCGGTATGGCCTGGAAATTTAAAATCTTCAGACTGTATGTTATATTTATTAATAGGAGCTGTAACCAGAACATCTATTTCGCCATCTTTCAAAGCTTTTGTTGCCGCCACAAAAGATTTTATTGCATACTCGCCTATTTTAGGATCATTTACTCCAAAATTTATATCAACTCCTTCTCTCCAAAGATTTAGAACATTCACTTTACCCGGAATGATTTGATCTAATTTATCAACTCCATGAAATTGAATTGTCGATGTAAAACTTTTTCTAACAAAAGATAGAATTTTAGCATTTGCAAAAATAACCGGCGTACACAATTCCAACATACGAGAATCTTCGAATGTTTTCAGTATAACTTCGCTTCCAATACCGTTTAAATCTCCAACTGAAATTCCAACAATTATATTTTCTGCTTTTTTATTCATGAGCTCAGTTTATTTATTACTAATTTTGATGTGCAAATTTAGTAAAATAAAACCACAATGTTCACAGGAATTATAGAAACACTCGGCAAGGTTCACGAAATCAGAAAAGATCAAAACAATCTTCACATAACAGTTGACTCATCCATAACACACGAATTAAAAATAGACCAAAGTGTTTCGCACAACGGAATATGCCTTACAGTTGTAGCCATTAAAGACTCTCTTTATACCGTAACTGCAATTGACGAAACAATTTTAAAAACCAATATCGGCGATTGGAAAACTGGCGATATTGTAAATCTTGAAAGAGGAATGAAACTTGGCGACCGCTTAGATGGCCATATAGTACAAGGACACGTAGACCAAACTGGAACCTGCATAAAAATCGAAGAAGCAAACGGAAGTTGGAATTATACTTTTGAGTATGATAAAAACCAAAACAACATCACAATCGAAAAAGGTTCAATCACAGTAAATGGTGTTAGTCTTACGGTTGTTAATTCTAAGACTAATGAATTTAGCGTTTCAATTATTCCGTATACTTACGAACACACTAATTTCAAAGATTTCAAAGTTGGAACAAAAATCAACCTTGAGTTTGATGTAGTAGGAAAATATATTTCTAGACTTTATTCGATAAACAAATAACATTCTAGATTTTCAATAAAAAAAAGCTTCAATATTAAATTGAAGCTTTTTTTGTTTGATTTTTATGTATCGCTATTGCTCCTAAAGCTACACCGCTGGCAAGGAGAAAACTAATATTTTGATCTATCGGGAAATCAGGAGGTTGTCCACCGCAAGGAGGTTCATCACAACCGGGATCGTCTTCCATTTCATCTAAACCAGAGTTACCTGGAACTGGAGTTTCATTACTATTACCACCTTGTGAAAGGGCTACAGAAACATTTAACAACAATAAGGCAATTACTAAAAATGGGGCTTTTAGATTTTTCATAAATTCAAGCTCTTGCAAAAGCAAGTCTGTATAGTTATTGACAAATATTCTTCAATAGAAATTTCTTACGAATGCTTTTCTATCTCCAAAATCTGAAACAAAAGTATAAGTTTTTTGCAGAAAAGCAACTTTTAAAACAAAAAAGGGAAAAACAAATTTTAACATTTTTTTTCCAAAATTCTGCCAACCCTTTTCTGGAAACATTCTAGAAAAGAAAATCCTCTTTCTGCCACTATTTACAAGACAAACAAGCTTATAAGAATTTCCTGATTTAGAAAAAAAATCATTTTTCATCTTATCTGCAAAAAAATCTATATTGAGAATTTACATCAAAAATAGAGCTTGAATTCAATTCTAATTATATTCAAGAGAATGTTCATGAATTAATATATTTGTAAAATTTAATTCCATTAATTAAGAAAATTCAAAACCACAAATCCAGATCCATTTCAACCTCAAAAGAATCAAATGAAAAACAAATATACAGTCGGAAGTTTATATGCAGGTGTAGGCGGAATTTGTTTAGGATTTGAAAATGCCGGATTTAAACTAGAATGGGCTAATGAATTTGACAAAAAAGCTTGCATTACTTATAGGAACAATTTTGAACACACTCTTATTGAAGGCGATGTAATGCAACTCGATGTAAAAGAGCTTAATAAAATTGACATTCTTACCGCAGGATTTCCGTGCCAACCTTTTTCTCTTGCTGGCCATAGAAAAGGCTTTAATGATAGCAGAGGAAATCATTTCTTTAAAATATTAGATTTTATTGATGAAATGAGACCAAAAGTGGTATTTCTTGAAAATGTCAAAAACCTAAAAGGACATGACAAAGGAAACACCATGAAAGTGATTCAGCGCGAAATCAAAAAACGTAATTATACTTTTGACAGCGCAATCCTGAACACCAAAAATTTTGGAAACATTCCGCACAATCGGGAACGTATTTTTATGGTTGCGTTTGATAAAGATTTCGTCAAAAAAGGTTTTAAATTCAATTTCCCCGAAAAAGAAGAATTAACCCAAAAGGTTACCGATTTAATCATAAAAGAAAAAGTCGATAAGAAATTCTATTATACTGAAGATAAATATATGTACAACATGCTAAAAGAAGCTGTTGTAAGAGAAGATAGAATTTATCAGTTCAGGAGACAATATGTACGAGAAAACAAAAAAGAAGTATGCCCTACCCTAACTGCCAATATGGGAACTGGTGGCCATAATGTTCCAATCATTACAACAGAATTTGGTTTTAGAAAACTAACTCCAAGAGAATGTTTCCGTTTTCAAGGTTTTCCAGACAGTTACAAATTGCCAAAAATCTCCAATTCCAGTCTTTACAAGCAGGCAGGAAATTCGGTAAGCATGCCTGTTATTGAGAGACTTGCTTCAGAAATATTCAAATGCATTGAAAAAATAGAAGCCAAACAACTAAAAGCAGCAAGAGTTTAAATACTCAAAAGCATTATTGTTCCTTCAATTCTCGCGAGACAAACTTCTAGGTTTTTCTCAATATCCTTACTCCAAAACCTAAGAACGGTCCAATTTCTATCAATTAAAAAAGAGTTGACTTCTTTGTCCCGCTGTATATTTCTCTCAATTTTCGGAATCCAGTATTCTCGATTCGATTTAATTCTCAATTGCTGCGTTTCCCAATCTTTACCATGAAAAAATTCGCTGTCAACAAAAATGGCAATTTTATATTTGGCAAAAGTAAGATCGGGTCTTCCAAATATCTTTTTGTTGTTTTTTCGATACCTGTAGCCCAATTTCCATAAAGCTTTAGCAAGCCTTACTTCGCCTTTTGTTGCAGTGCTTTTTATTGCCTGCATAGTTTTACTCCGCTGTTCGGGAGTTAATCTATCCATCTGAAGATTAAATTTGTTTTGGATGGATAAAGTTAAGGGATTTTAGAAAAAGAAAAGTTTAATTTTTGATGCGGAAAATTTCAATTTTCACATTTGCAAAGCGTCAAAAAACAAAAAAGCCTTTACATTTCTGTAAAGGCTTTGTGTTTCTAAAAGAGTGGTCCCACCTGGGCTCGAACCAGGGACCACCTGATTATGAGTCAGGTGCTCTAACCAGCTGAGCTATAGGACCGGTTTAGAGGATGCAATATTACTACTATTTTTCATTCACTCCAAATATTTTAAGACATCATTTTAATTTAATTTTAAAACTTTTCTCGAATTTCAAAAACGAAATTGATTTTCAACATCTTATTCAAAAATTAAAATGGCATTTTTTTATTTAATTTCTTGGCAAAGCTCTACCAAAACTCCATTTGTGTTCTTTGGATGTAGAAAAACGACCAATTTATTATCGGCTCCTTTCTTCGGAACTTCATTAATCAAGACAAAACCTTCATTTTTTAAACGCGATATTTCAGCTTCGATATCATCAACATCAAAAGCGATGTGATGAATACCCTCTCCTTTTTTCTCTAGAAACTTTGCAATTGGACTTTCTGGATTTGTTGCCACCAAAAGTTCTATTTTATTATTTCCGGTCTGAAAGAAAGAAGTTAATACACCTTCGCTTTCTACAGCTTCCATTTTATACGACGGAACACCAAGCATTTTTTCGAACAAAACATTAGCATCCTCCATATTTTTTACTGCAATTCCGATATGTTCTATTTTGTTTACCATTGTTTCAAATTTATTGGTTCGTGTATGTTCTAAAATAACCACATTCTGCAATAACATCCTGATAATATTTGGTATCAGAATAGTCTTTTCTTAAAGCTTTAAATGAGTTCCAAGCAATAAAATTAACTTTATCATCTTGAATTTCCCAATAGCTGTTTATGTTATTGTATTTTTTATTGTAATAATCATTTCTTTCGCATTTTGAAATCAGATACAAACATTTTGCTTTTTGTTCTTTGTTCGAAGCAGCTTCAAATGCTTTTTGGTAATACATTTTAGAAACCGAATTATTTGTAATCATTTCTTTCATCGAATCTCTAAATGAATATGGACTTGAACCATAACCCACAATACTCATTTCATAAAAAGTTCTTCCGTTTCCAAAATGAGAAATATTATAAAAAGCATTTCCTAGCAAAAGACTGTTCGTGTAAACATCTTCTTTTTGAGCCAATTTATCCTGCATTTCTTTTATGGTAGTTAAGAAATCCATGAAAGTATATTTTCTCTTTTGATACGCTGCATGTTCGCAATCGTGACAATCTTTAATATTTCCGTTAAACGGATTTCCTAAGAATTTATAATATTGAACTGAATCTGTTTGTTTCATGAATTCAATCGCTTCTGGAATTTTGTTTTTGAAAGTCGCCTGAACCGCCTGAAAGTTATTAATATCCTTCAACTTTAAACTATAAACTCCTGCACCAATTTTCTCAATTTCAGATTTATTAGATTTTTCTAAAAAGCCTTTTATTGCCAGCAGATTTTTTTCATTGTCATAATAAGCATTTCCGTCGTTCCAATAACTATAGCGGGATTCTCCATAAATCTCTGCCATAACCAAATTG includes these proteins:
- the mce gene encoding methylmalonyl-CoA epimerase, which encodes MVNKIEHIGIAVKNMEDANVLFEKMLGVPSYKMEAVESEGVLTSFFQTGNNKIELLVATNPESPIAKFLEKKGEGIHHIAFDVDDIEAEISRLKNEGFVLINEVPKKGADNKLVVFLHPKNTNGVLVELCQEIK